A section of the Lagopus muta isolate bLagMut1 chromosome 17, bLagMut1 primary, whole genome shotgun sequence genome encodes:
- the COMT gene encoding catechol O-methyltransferase isoform X1 — translation MRCALLFNMMLESSSVLLFIVFVLLFISLLCVVLIRKNGTAALIWHEIIKEKITNFIMNQSKEQRILNFVLQNAVRGDPCSVMETIDKYCSEKEWAMNVGNVKGVILDKTVEEINPKVALELGTYCGYSAVRIARLLKAGARLLTVEFNPEFAAIAKQMIEFAGVQDKVKLLEGPSEVIIPQLKKKYEVDTLDFVFVDHWKDRYAPDTILLQECSLLRKGSVLLADNIIFPGAPEFVKYIRNNPRFQCSTYPSQLEYMEVQDAMEKAVFLG, via the exons ATGCGGTGTGCGCTGCTGTTTAACATG atgCTGGAGAGCTCTTCAGTCCTTTTGTTCATTGTCTTcgttctgcttttcatttccttgctcTGCGTGGTACTCATCAGGAAAAatggcactgctgccctgaTCTGGCATGAAATAATCAAGGAGAAAATAACCAATTTCATCATGAATCAGAGCAAAGAACAGAGGATTTTAAATTTTGTGTTGCAGAATGCAGTCCGAGGAGACCCCTGTAGTGTGATGGAAACTATAGATAAATACTGCTCTGAGAAAGAGTGGGCCATGAATGTGGGTAATGTAAAAG gtgtaATTCTGGACAAGACAGTGGAAGAGATCAATCCTAAAGTTGCACTGGAGCTGGGAACATACTGTGGCTACTCAGCTGTTAGGATTGCTCGGCTGCTGAAAGCAGGTGCTCGTCTTCTCACTGTGGAGTTCAACCCAGAATTTGCTGCTATAGCTAAACAGATGATTGAGTTTGCTGGAGTACAAGATAAG GTAAAACTCCTAGAAGGCCCCTCAGAGGTAATTATCCcccagctgaaaaaaaaatatgaagtggATACTCTGGATTTTGTCTTCGTGGACCACTGGAAAGACAGATATGCACCAGACACCATCCTGCTTCAG gAATGCAGCTTGCTGAGGAAGGGCTCAGTTCTTCTGGCTGACAATATCATCTTCCCAGGAGCTCCTGAATTTGTTAAATATATCCGCAACAACCCCCGTTTCCAATGCAGTACCTACCCATCTCAGCTGGAATA
- the COMT gene encoding catechol O-methyltransferase isoform X2, which translates to MLESSSVLLFIVFVLLFISLLCVVLIRKNGTAALIWHEIIKEKITNFIMNQSKEQRILNFVLQNAVRGDPCSVMETIDKYCSEKEWAMNVGNVKGVILDKTVEEINPKVALELGTYCGYSAVRIARLLKAGARLLTVEFNPEFAAIAKQMIEFAGVQDKVKLLEGPSEVIIPQLKKKYEVDTLDFVFVDHWKDRYAPDTILLQECSLLRKGSVLLADNIIFPGAPEFVKYIRNNPRFQCSTYPSQLEYMEVQDAMEKAVFLG; encoded by the exons atgCTGGAGAGCTCTTCAGTCCTTTTGTTCATTGTCTTcgttctgcttttcatttccttgctcTGCGTGGTACTCATCAGGAAAAatggcactgctgccctgaTCTGGCATGAAATAATCAAGGAGAAAATAACCAATTTCATCATGAATCAGAGCAAAGAACAGAGGATTTTAAATTTTGTGTTGCAGAATGCAGTCCGAGGAGACCCCTGTAGTGTGATGGAAACTATAGATAAATACTGCTCTGAGAAAGAGTGGGCCATGAATGTGGGTAATGTAAAAG gtgtaATTCTGGACAAGACAGTGGAAGAGATCAATCCTAAAGTTGCACTGGAGCTGGGAACATACTGTGGCTACTCAGCTGTTAGGATTGCTCGGCTGCTGAAAGCAGGTGCTCGTCTTCTCACTGTGGAGTTCAACCCAGAATTTGCTGCTATAGCTAAACAGATGATTGAGTTTGCTGGAGTACAAGATAAG GTAAAACTCCTAGAAGGCCCCTCAGAGGTAATTATCCcccagctgaaaaaaaaatatgaagtggATACTCTGGATTTTGTCTTCGTGGACCACTGGAAAGACAGATATGCACCAGACACCATCCTGCTTCAG gAATGCAGCTTGCTGAGGAAGGGCTCAGTTCTTCTGGCTGACAATATCATCTTCCCAGGAGCTCCTGAATTTGTTAAATATATCCGCAACAACCCCCGTTTCCAATGCAGTACCTACCCATCTCAGCTGGAATA